The region acagaaaacgaacctctaaacgttacatcactgacaggcggcggtgtatatgtttcctaactgtggctaaagctgctgctagctggtttactcatgatcggaagctggttcctttgaatacagttggagaatggtaaattgacaatgactgataacggttatctaacacgtaaacaccgttttataaaacacagaaagtgaacctctaaacgttacagcgctgacagagagtatatttttcctaaatgtggctaaagctgctgctaggtggtttactctccgatcggaggctgtttattttatacacagatagagaatggtgaatttacaatgattagtaacagctatctaacacttaaatgctgttattattaaacttaccttttattatatccttaagattatgagaatgcgggaagttttcagcttggttcccaaggcaaaatcacaccggaagtaaagatacccagttttgagttatggcggccattgtctgacgtcactgtgaaaagggtctattacAGAACAGCCGCGATTAGTGGCTACCGAGCTCCGCAAGGGCATCTTAAGGCGCTTTTCCCTGGCAAGTCGCTTTGTATTACAGGTTAATGTGTGATTCGGTTCAGTTCTAGTCCAGTGGGCAGATTCTCCATATTGAGGTCTgaagcgcagcagctgcggtcaTTTCTCCGAAAGAGAGAGGAGCTGCTAGTATCGCTGCTAATTAAAGTGTAATTCCGACCCAAAACATTACGCTGTTCCTGATTACTGATCGTCTAAACTGAGCAGCTCTCTGCTAGCAGACCGCATGTAAGTCTACTATTTCTACTTAACAttattcaaaaactgaaaagacaGATGTAACgtctatcatgaatatagattagcAAAAACCCTACAAATTACTGTGAAATACTGCTACTTCCGGTGGTCACCGGAAGTAAGACCCATAATCGTTTCCACAGTAAGTctcccaggaataaggtggatagcGAGTATGTAAAAGTGTAGTGCAGGaaacataaatgacaaaaatttgaaaatgaatcattaTTTCCAGGGTCCACCATGTACTTCTGGTACTTAGTCGGGGTTTAAGGTCCGGTTCGGACGTGTTTTATGTGCCGTAGCAGTTCGGGTGCGTACCGGTTCTGATGTGCTCCGGGTTCGGCTCTCTGAAGGTCAGCTGGTACGGCAGGACGGCCAGACTCCTCCGGGTGGTTCTATCCCGGATCTCGTCCAGAACCTCCCGCAGGGTGTAGATGTTCTGGCCAAACTCCTGCAGCGGAAACCAGCACGTCATCAGGTCTTACGTCACAGTTAAAGCCACTCATGTTGCCGTGGTAACACGGCCTGATCTCAGAGCACCTGGTACCAGAACCCGTCCCAGCTCTGTTCTGGTACGGGAACAGAGCTGGGACCCGTTAGATCCTAACGCCGTAAAGCTGTTGGTCCGGAGCCAGAACCAGCTTCAGGCTCAGCGGGTCGAGGCCAGATTCGGTCCGCTCAGCAGCGTCTGCTCCGCGGCCGGAGCTCCACCACCAGCGGCCCACTGACTACCTGTCCTCCCCTGACGGACTCACCTGCAGCTGGGCTTGCTTTAAAAACGCTCCAGCGTCCGCGACAACATGCTCCACCAGGGTCGGCGCCATCTTGGTTTGGGGAGCAGCAGATGCAGTGGCCAATCAGAGGCGAGGAAACAGCGATCTGATGCCTGAGTGCTTTAAATACATCACGAGTGTCGGAATTTTAACTACTTTGTTACTTTTTACCTCGTCGAGCTGATCTAAAAGGTGTTCAGGtggaaaatatagaaaatgtatgttCCTTTAAAGTAGATGTGTTCACTGTTCGGTCCTGAACGAACTATTCTGtcaaaatttcatttatttttaaaactataaatccgtaaataataataaaaaaacaattatgtaaTTAAATGATTAACACTTGAAGTTAAAACCACAAGTAGTTAATACCAGGATGTTCCAGTAATCCTTTCATAATTCCTTTGCAGTGGTGAAGGGTTAACAACGGGCTAGATGGTTTCAATAATCTACAGAACTTGCTGTGACCCAGTTATTTGATGTTATGAAGCGGAGGAACCCGTCGCCATTGAACATATCACCGCAGCTCTTGAAGGTCACGTGACGTTGTGTTGACAGTGAGACGGGGAGGAAAGATGGCGGCGCGGTGGAGCAGCGAGACTGTGGTGGTGGAGTTTCGGGACGCTCAGGTGTGTGATTGTTTGAGCTGACCCAGATATTTCTGACCGGAAACTCGGGTGAGATCGGAGCTGCTGAGAACAGTTCACCTGCAGAACCGAACGCAAACCCGGATTAGTCGGGTTCGGTAACAGACCGAACCGAGCCGCAGTATCTGCGGTAGTTGATCTGAATGGTTCCGATCACGTGATTTCCTAGGGAGGAGATCATTGGCAACTTTCATTCAAGGTTGAGTCACGTGACAACAGATGACCGTCTTCCCTGCGTCGTCACAGCAACCACAGCCAGTCTCCAGGAtgtggttgctatggtaaccatgGTGTCCAGGCTCATTAGTTTGAATAAACCCAGATTTTGCCATAGCTGCAAGCtgggcagccatgttggattgcaGGTCAGGGCTGATGGgaagctgacctctgacctgtggTCTGTGCTGTGTTCCAGGCCACCGCCATGTCCGTGGACTGCCTGGGCTCCCACGCCGTGCTGTCAGGGTAAGCTCCGGTTGCCGGTCCATTCCTGTAGATCAGGTTCTGACTCCTTCCTTAAATTATTTGTTGGGAGATTAAACtgtcaaacaaaaaatctgtgaaattaatttacaatAATCGATTTGTACCCTGGCTATGCAGTAAATCAAAGCTCTGGTCCAGTCAaggactggttctggttctggaggtgTTCATGGCAGGACGGGAGTGTGGGTTCTGGTCCGGCCCAGATGGCTCCTACAGCTCTAACATCGGAACCAATCAGACTGGTTCTGAATCAGTTCTAAACCAGCCTGTTGGATCCTGTCTCTCagacagaaccagcagaaccagtgaCATGATCTTTGTCTCTGTTAAAAGATTATGTTCAATGTCTGACAACATCACCAGCTGCTGTCCccgtctgtctctctgtccccgtctgtctctctgtcccCGTCCAGCCGGCACTCCCTCTACCTGGTGAACCTGGACGCTCCGTCAGAGCCGTCCCGTAAGATGGGTCGCCACAGTAAGTGGGACGTGGGGACGGTCCAGTGGAACCCGCATCGGTCCCAGGCTCACATCTTCGCCGCCTCGGTGAGTTCTGCTGTGGTCCGGTCCGGACATGCTTCTATTTTAGGCTCTGAGCCATTATTTAATGACTGATTGATGAACGAATCGCCGGCCGTTTATGGTTCCGTCCATTTCATGAAATTcaggcatgatgctgccaacaccatgttAGACTGGGGCACAGCCGGGGACGGTGTGGGGACAGATCCTGATTGTCCCTCCTATGTTTCCAGAGCAACCAGCGAGTGGACCTGTACTCCTGGAGGGACGGCTGTGGAGAGACTCACACGTCCCTGCAGGGACACACCCGGGTCATCAGGTGACAGACACAAAGCAAGCACACCTGTTCACAGGTGGGGACAGGTGTGACTCACTGTGATTATCCCTGCAGCGACCTGGACTGGTCCTGGTTCGACTCGGAGCTGCTGGTGTCCAGCTCAGTGGACACCTACATCTACATCTGGGACACCAGGTAGGAGGAAAACCCAggaccggaccagaaccggtCTCAGAAGACACTGGATCTGCTGTCCTCATGTCTCGCTGTCTGTCTCCACAGGGACACTCGGAAACCCACGGTGGCGCTGTCTGCTGTCGGTGAGTCCTCAGCCTAAAACGTTCCCAAGTTCCCTGAATGCACCGCTCACTGTCGTCCCTGTCTCCTGTCCCGCCGTCCCACTGTCCCTCCAGCTGGAGCTGCTCAGGTGAAGTGGAACCGGAAGAACCCACATCTGCTGGCGTCCAGCCATGACGGAGACGTACGCATCTGGGACAAGAGGGTGAGATGTCCTGCGGGTTCTGGGACTGGTCTGGCAGCTGgacgacctctgacctgtccTCCTGTCTGAAAAGAAACCCAACACAGCGGTGGAGTACCTGGCTGCTCACCTGTCCAAGATCCATGGCCTGGACTGGCACCGAGACAACGAGTTCGTCTTCGCCACGTCCAGCCAGGACAACTCCGTCAGGGTGAGGACACACCGTCCTAAACGTCTCGTCAGGACGCCGTCTTGACGAGACGTCCTTTCTCTTCTGTCCTCAGTTCTGGGACTACCGACAGCCCAGGAAGTACCTGAGCGTCCTGTCCTGCCAGGTGCCGGTGTGGAAGGCCCGCTACACGGTGAGACACACTCGTCTCTGTCCCGGTCTGTGCCCCCGTCCCTCTGTCTCACCCTGTCCCCGTCTGTCTGTCCCCAGCCGTTCTCCAGCGGTCTCGTCACCGTCATGGTCCCTCAGCTGCGGCGGGAGAACAGTCTCCTGCTGTGGAGCGTTCTGGACCTCAACAGTCCCGTCCACGCCTTCGTTGGACACGATGATGTCGTCCTGGAGTTCCAGTGGCGTCCCCAGAAGGAAGGTGAGCGTCCCCCCCGTCCGCTGCCCCCTCAGACGGCCAGGTGCGGACAGTCAGAGTGTCTCCTGTCCCCCAGGGTCCAGGGACTTCCAGCTGGTGACCTGGTCCCGGGACCAGACGCTGCGGATCTGGAGGGTGGAGCCTCAGCTGCAGAAGGTCAGTCGgcggccaatcagagccaggcgAGGCGCCGCTGCGCTCTGATTGGCCGCTCCCTGTCTCCCGCTGCAGCTGTGTGTCAGCGACCTGGTGGACGAGCTGATGGAGGACGTGTCCATCGCCGTGGAGACGGAGAGGTCCCTGGGCGCCCAGCAAGGTGGGGCTCCGGCTCCGGATGGCCCGCCGGGTACGAACAGAACCCGACTCTTTCAGAACCTTCAGCTGacgtgacctttgacctttcccCTGGGACAGTCCAGACCCAGAGCAGAACCCAGAGAtctgggtctggttctggtccagttgcTGGTCCTGACAACAAACCAtcaactggaccagaaccagaaaaggTTGCTCAAAGTGTttgagaaccacagcagctgaaaatgttaaatgttctgGTTCCAGCAGAACCGGGTCGTTCTGACCATCAGGAGGGAACCATCCTGAGGTCCAGATAAATGCTCCTCCGTTATGCAATCGACCCGGTCGACCCGGCTGGCATCAGATCCAGGCCGACCCGGGTCTCTGCTGTGGCCGAGCTGAATGTTTCCCTCTCAGTGCGGATTGTCAcccaaaggtcaaaggtcagaggcaGAACATCAAGGTTTTGTCcagcctgacctctgacctctcctcCCAGGTCAGGCGGCGAGCCGTCCGGACCCGGCCGCCGGTTCTGGTCTGGCCCAGACTCTGCAGCAGGAGTTCTCCCTGGTCAACCTGCAGATCCGGAACGTCAACGTAGAGGTGAGGCTCCGTCCGCCGGCCCGGTTCCGTCGGCCCGGTTCCGCCGGCTGTCTGACCCGGTTGTGCGTCCGTCCCCAGATGGACGCCCGGAACCGGAGCTGCGTGGTGTCGGCCCACTTCGGCGGCCAGCGGGTCCATCTGGTGGTCAACTTTCCGGTCCGGTACCCCAACAACGCCGCGCCCACCTTCCAATTCGTCGCCCCAACGACCATCCCCTCCGCCATGAAGACAAAGATCCAGAAGGTCAGTGACggcaccagaaccagaaccggctgGACCAGCTGCATCAGGATCAGCTGGACCAGGATCAGAACCTTTCTATCAGAACAAACAGAAGCAGTCGACCTGAATCCTGAGCCCTGAGGGTccgtccggtccggtccggtccacTTACAGGACCCACCGCAGAACCTCACTGATGCCTCCAGCTGATGTTGGGGGGCCCAGAACCAGACTGGACCCGGTCGGGGCCCGGTGTGGACCAGAACCTGAGTCCAGCTGTCTGTGTCCAGGTCCTGATGGACACGTCTCTGCAGAAGGTGAAGCGGAACCAGAACTGCCTGGAGCCGTGCGTCCGGCAGCTCGTCTCCTGCCTGGAGTCAGACATGGTGAGAGCGTCAGagctgggtcagaaccgggtcagaacgcCATCCTCAGCATTGTGTCTCTGTCCATTAGACCCAAGAGGACGGTCCTGCGTCCGGCCCATTTGTCCTGTCCAATCCCGTGGCTCCGCCCCTGCAGGCGTTCCCCCGGGTCACCAACACCTACGGCTCCTATCAGGTCACTTCCTGCTGGCCGCCACCGCCGCCGCCCGCTCTTCATCGCCATAACAATCGCTTTCCTTTCAGGACGCCAATATCCCGTTCCCCCGGACCTCCGGAGCCCGGTTCTGCGGTACCGGCTGCCTGGTCTACTTCACCCGACCGATCACCATGCACCGCTCGGCCCCGCCCACAGAGCCCACGCCCAGGTGAGGACCGGGTGGAACCAGCGGTCCTGATCGGGCCAGTCCCGCTAGCAGAGATCAGCTGGGAAACAGAACCACAAGGTCCAGATGATGAGCGCCCCTCCTGTCTCCCCAGGTCCCTGTCGGCGCTGTCCGCCTACCACAGCGGGGTTCTGACCCCGATGAAGATGCGCTCCGAGTCCCAGAACACGCTGCGGCTCTACAGCGGCAGCCCGACCCGGTCCGACAAGGACACCGTCTCCATCTCCTCCTTCTACTACAAGGAGCGGGTaagactcacacacacatccagaaCCTCTGCCTACGAAGCATGCAGGATCCACAGACCAGTAACCGGGTCAGGGTGTCCCAACAGAACCTCTGAACTGGTCCATCAGAACCTGAGAGCTgttctggtggttctgttgTTGTTGGGTCGTCTGCAGAACTTGTTGCGGACTGGTACCTTTGGTTCTCTttggtctggttctggttctgatggaccgTCTGAGTCGAGATGCGCCCGTCTGCTCAGaactctggttctgacccgtcaGCTGTACTGGATCTGCCGGGCAGGCCAGACTCCAGAACCGGAGGTTAACCCATGAGGGTAGAGCTGGTAACCGTGGTAACCACGCAGCGGAAGTGAAGAACCCTTTTCCTGATTGGCTTCTCTTTCTtccctttgtgtttgttttcctctgttgttttcctCTCGACCAATCACTGTGGGCCCCGCCTCCTCCCCGCTCTCCTCCAATCAGAAGCTTCCCATGTCTGCCTCCCGTCGCTGGTCTGTCCAAACCCTCCATGATTGGCCGGTACAGCTCTTTGCCCCGCCCTCCAGCGCTCAGCTTGTTTTAACCTGCatgtctctgattggctgcttctcCTCCACTAACCCACTGAGCcacacatcatcatcatcatcaccttcaTCCTGATCTGTGTGTTGGGCTCCGGCCTGGTTCCGACTCGGCGGCGGGTCACCGGGTCCAGACAgttctgtttgcttttgtttgcagCTCAAACATCCCAATAGTTTTGAGGTCCAATGTTCTCATCAGAAGGGAAAAAGTGTAGatggttctggatcagaaccaaaacccAACATCTGCTTTCTCAGAACTATAAAAAGCTGCTTCCTCCAGGTTCTGTCCGGGTTCAGATACTGGACCTGGACAGAATACTTTTGGGTTTACCTGGATTTATTCCCAGTGATGATGCGACTCGTTGAGAAGTTTCCACCAGCACCACCTGGACTGGCCTGGTTCTGGGTTTATGGTTCTGACTCATTTCAGGGAAGTGTAACGCTTCCCCTGCCGTTCCTGAAGGTAGCTCCGGTGTTCCTCCAGAACCGGTCCATCGCAGCGCAGAGTGGTACCGGTCAGCAGGCTCCGCCCACAGCTACATGCTGATGTATATTACTGTGAGACCCAggattctggttctgttccacAAGGAACCTACCAGACCGGACCCTGGTTCTGTCATCCAGTCCGGACGGTCAGGAAGAGGCGAAGCTACTGCTTCCTGACTGggaaccacttcctgttggacTGTTTCCAGTTGAAACAAGAAGAAACCATCAAACTGGACCAAAAGGCCATTTCCACTGGCAAGTCTCTCTCTAACTGGTGACTGTGCGGTCCGGTTCGGTCCGGTTCTACCCCAGGTAGTGAGCTGTGTTCCTCACTGGGCGGGCCGTGAGCAGAGACATTGAGCAAAGCAGAACCTCAGTTCTGATGGActcaaataaacccagatatttaattttttcttataGAAATTCATTTCTGGGTTGGGGTTAAGCACAGCCCACATAAGGCCGTCGCatgttcgattcccggcctggtgacctttgcctcTTCCCTCTCATTACCAGCTTTCCTGTCGTACCACTTTCCCTCTGAGCTGAGCAGAACCGACCAGGGGGTTCTGGACTGGGTGGTTCTTGGTCCGTTTCGAACACATAAGCTAAGCTAACTCAGTAATTCCTGCCTACTGTCCTTACTAACCtttgacctgtccaggtgagtTGTGTCTCGCCTGCTATGAAGTAATTTGGCTCTTGAGGCTGATGAGATGTTCACACTGAGGACAGCAGAACCTCAGAACTGGACCTGCTGGTGAATCGGGTCCAGAGAACGCGGTTCTGCTAGACCCACCCGTGCACCTTAGGTCCACTTACTGGATCCAGAGATCCTGCGGTGGTTCCGGTGGTCCGGACACTCGGTGTGAACAGCCTCTGCTGTGATCCCGAAGCCGTTtaatcagctgctgttttgtCTCCTCGGCCGGCCGTCCCCgtcctcctgtctgtctgtgtctccGTCAGAAATCGCGGCGCTTCAAGACGAAGCGGGAAGGAGCGGAGTACAGCAGCCGGCCCATCAAGCTGGCTGGGAAGGTCATCATCCAGGAGATCTCCTGCCTGCTGCCTGTGCACAAGGCTCTGGGAGAGAGCTACATGTGAGTCCCTGCGTCCTCACATGTCCCTGAGAGACACTGTCCCTGTCCCCAGACCGGAACCAGCTGTCTCCAAGCCTCACAGAGAACCCTAACAATCTGTCTCAGTGAGGACAGCGGCATGTGGTTGCATCTGCTGAGGGACAGTCTGGATGAAGGACTCTGTCCTCTCCGGAGGACGCCATCGGGCCGTCCAACCTGAACGTCTGTTTGTCTTCCTCAGTCTGAACATGAACGACATTCAGGAAACGTGTCAGAAGaacgcagcagcagcactcGCTGTGGGACGCAGAGACCTGGCCAAGGTGAGCGTGCCTCCATCTCCTCGCAGGTTCTCAGGTTCACACAGCCTGAACCTGTCCAGTCTCCATCCTGACCACAAACTACTGCTGGTCCTGTGGTCTAGTGTTGGTCCACAACCTTCACCCTGTCTATGCTGTGCAGGTTTGGGCTTTGGCGTCCGCTGCCACCAGTCAGGACCTGAGTCCAGATTCTGACCCGGACACAGAGACGCCCTGGGCCAGACACCCGTTTGggcgccacctgctggagaCACTGTGAGTTTGCAGAAGGTGATCATATGTTGGTGTGGAGGAACATAAAAGCTGAGATGTCTCTATTATAACCCATCAGTTTGGATCACTATAGTCAGATGAGCGACGTCCAGACTCTGGCCATGCTCTGCAGCGTGTTCAGGGCTCAGGCTCCGCCCCCCGACTGCTACTCGCTGTACGGACACCCCGGCTCCCGCCTCCACTCCCGATTTGTAAGTCTGCATGTGGTTGGAGCAGCATCACTGAATCTGGAGCAGATTCAGTGATGCTGCTCCTCTGTGTTCAGCCCAGCTACACCTCCAGTTCTGTCACATCCGGCTCCTGTTCCAGCACCTCCGACTCCATCGCAGCGACCTGGACCACAGGTGAACCTCCACAGCTCCCCCCGCTGGCCGCCTCAAACTCCACAGCTCCCCCCGCTGGCCGCCCCAAACCCCACAGCTCCCCCCGCTGGCCGCAACAACCCTCTTTAGGTTGTCTACCTGTGTTTCAGTGAGAGACCCCGAGCATCCCGCCCCCTGGGGGGAGTCTTCTCCTGACGACTATCGCTATGGCAACCAGAGCTACACGGACCCTCGGGAGCGAGAGCGGGAGCTGCACGACATGAACAAGAGGTGAGTTTGCTCCTCGGCTCTAAGTCAAGGCTTCAGTCTTCCTTTGGACCTGCCGAGCAGAACAGGTGTTGCATCATTTTCTGTGACTGCAGCGGGCGATAGTGTGCAAGTACGTCTTGAAAACCTACTGGTATGTTACAGATTATGATGGACATCATAATCTGTGTGAATTTTCTATTTGAGGGTTAAATATCGTTTCAAGTGAGATGTAACAAATCGGTGGCAGAAACACTAAAGACTATTAAACTACCAGCGCACCAATTAACTAACCAGCCGCAGTtggtttacatattttaacGATGTGACGTCCGTCGGTGTTCAGCCTCAAATACAAAACATCACGTTTTCTCCGTTGAGCTCAGCTGTATCAGTGTTTACTCAGTTTACCTAAATACTCTTTCTTGCTGGTCTTTAAGACGTACTTGCACGCTAACGCCCCCTGCGGTCACAGATGTTTGAGCCGGAGGCGATTGTTGTTGAGgcgatgtcacttcctgttcctgccAGGCTGCTGGACCCGGCCAACACGCTGCAGTTCGACGACTTCAAGAAGAGCTACGGTGAAATCCTGTACCGCTGGGGTCTGGGCGACAAGCGGGCTGACGTCCTCAAGTTCACGGCCGGCCCGCCAGAACCTCACAAAGGCATCGGTACGTTTCCTTCAGCGGTCCGGCCGggtcgggttctggttctgacggGTCTGTTTCCCTGCAGAGTTCGGGCTGTACTGCTGCCACTGCCGCAGTCAGGCGCGCGGGACGCAGTGCGCCGTGTGCAAGCGGCTGACCTTCCAGTGCGCCGTGTGCCACGTCGCCGTGCGCGGCTCCTCCAACTTCTGCCTGAGCTGCGGCCACGGCGGCCATACTGGACACATGATGGACTGGTTCCGGCGCCAGGATGAGTGTCCGGCCGGCTGCGGCTGCCGCTGCCTGCTGCAAAGCACCTTCTGACGCCGCCGTCAGCTCAATAAAACCCATGAATATCTCAGCCGCTGTCGTTTCTACTTCCTGTTCATGTCGCTGCTGTTTTCAGATCTTTAttccaaaatatttcatttatcaGTTCCATAAAAAGAAACCAAGGAAGGGACTCAGATCAAAACGTTAAATGTTCAATGTTTCCTGGTGATGGTAGATTTATTGACCCAAatggaaatgagagaaaacagaagagaCGAAGTTCAACCAAGCAGCACAGTCAGTCTGCAGATTAATAATCTACAAATTAATAATCTTATTGAACAAAGCGAAAGCCGCTGCAATGAATTAAACTCCGACTCTGATGACCAGAACGTCATCATTTGCTGTTTCCCGTGATGCCGCTCATGAGACGCTGGCGTCTGATTGGCCAGGCACCACAGCGTGTTTCCTTCAGACCAATCACAAGGACTGGTGCAGaggaagccccgccccctggtcATGGTAATTAACCTGTAGTTATATTATTGAaggattttattaattttgttttctcacttCCAGacctaaaatgaaacaaactaaacaaaaatgatgtaaattagaaaaaatgtaaaattttaacctgaaaaggtcaaagttcagagaGAAAGGATTGAATGGGTCATGGTTCTGGAAGCTTCGCAACCATGGTAACGCATCATGTGACCTCCCCAGACCCATCCGAAGATCTTGTACGCAGCAAACATGGGATGCTCACTCTGCTCCCTGTTCCTGAGCTCATCAGGCGTCACTGCGCTCTCcaccaatcagaggagacgggCAGGGAGACAGCGACGGCGGGAGGCGGAACGTGGGCGGAGCTTTGAGGCGGCAGAAGACGCAGCGCgtcagcaggtcagaggtcagcagtcTGGACACCGGGAACGGCCTTCCACACTCTTCACACTGTAGAGAGACGGCGAGAGCATCGTCATGGCAACCAGAGAAAAGCTGGGCCGCCGTGTTggtgagcagaaccagaaccgggtcaccAGAAAACGTCCTCACCTTCAGGATCTGGACCCCGGTTCCCTCTCCGCTTTTGATCTGCATCACCTCGGGGATCTGCTCCATGTTCTGCACGTCCCACAGCCGGACGCTGCCGTCCTgcgggtcaaaggtcaaaggttaacgCGCAACCAAGCCTAAAGTATTCACCCCCATTCAGAAGCACCAGCGATCGGAAACATGAACCATAGGAGAGCTGCAGCCAGAGGGGGCGCCACTGAGAACGGAATTCAAagacatgccacacttttcagatcgtTAAAAGCCATGTTTCACTTCTCAGCTCTgctctgcctcctgctggttaaaacaaaatactgcAGGCTGAGGAAAAGTTCAGgcgctgtgaatactttctaaGAATCCAGTTTGTCTTtaagaaacaggaagtcaacCTTGGAAGAAGAGACAACCAGCTTCCTGTCAGCGCTGAGAGACACGTCCGTCACCCAATCAGAGTGGCCCTGGAAGGAAACACAGGTCAGCTGATCTACAGAAATCAGCTGATCTTCGTCTCCTCGGAAACACGTGGCGGGTCCTCGTCACCCTCAGAACCAGAGTCCGGCGGAGCGAGGACGGATCCCACAGCGCCACGGTCCGGTCGTAGGAGCCGGACACCAGCAGGTCACCTGAGGACACGGAGGGGGGACAGGAGGGACCAGAAACAGACcatcatcagaaccagaacccagttACTAGAACCGGGTTAGTCCCTCATCAACAGACTGTTTTTAGCGAAACGTTCCCGTCCTACTCAGTGTTTTCAAAAATCATGTTGGCGGcaaaaaactatttcagaaGGAACTCCGGATTTCTCTGTTCGGATGCAGTATTTTGTCTGAGCCGTCCCTGAACGCCTCATCTTCCCTTAACAACACACCGTCCCTGAACGCCTCAACGTCCTTTAACGCCTCACCGTCCCTGAACGCCTCATCGTCCTTTAACTCCTCACCATCCCTGAACGCCTCATCGTCCTTTAATGCCACACCGTCCCTGAACGTCTCACCATTTTTTAATGCCTCACCGTCCTTTAATTCCTCACGGTCCCTGAACGCCTCACCGTCCTTTAACGCCTCACCGTCCCTGAACGCCTCATCATCCCCAAACGCCTCATCGTCCTTTAACTCCTCACTGTCCCTGAACGCCTCACCATCCCTGAACGCCTCACCGTCCCTTAACATCATACTGTCCCTGAACGCCTCACTGTCCTTTAACTCCTCACCGTCCCTGAACGCCTCATCGTCCTTTAACTCCTCACCGTCCCTGAACGCCTCACCGTCCCTTAACACCACACTGTCCCTGAACGCCTCATCGT is a window of Xiphophorus maculatus strain JP 163 A chromosome 4, X_maculatus-5.0-male, whole genome shotgun sequence DNA encoding:
- the wdr59 gene encoding GATOR complex protein WDR59 isoform X2 encodes the protein MAARWSSETVVVEFRDAQATAMSVDCLGSHAVLSGRHSLYLVNLDAPSEPSRKMGRHSKWDVGTVQWNPHRSQAHIFAASSNQRVDLYSWRDGCGETHTSLQGHTRVISDLDWSWFDSELLVSSSVDTYIYIWDTRDTRKPTVALSAVAGAAQVKWNRKNPHLLASSHDGDVRIWDKRKPNTAVEYLAAHLSKIHGLDWHRDNEFVFATSSQDNSVRFWDYRQPRKYLSVLSCQVPVWKARYTPFSSGLVTVMVPQLRRENSLLLWSVLDLNSPVHAFVGHDDVVLEFQWRPQKEGSRDFQLVTWSRDQTLRIWRVEPQLQKLCVSDLVDELMEDVSIAVETERSLGAQQGQAASRPDPAAGSGLAQTLQQEFSLVNLQIRNVNVEMDARNRSCVVSAHFGGQRVHLVVNFPVRYPNNAAPTFQFVAPTTIPSAMKTKIQKVLMDTSLQKVKRNQNCLEPCVRQLVSCLESDMTQEDGPASGPFVLSNPVAPPLQAFPRVTNTYGSYQDANIPFPRTSGARFCGTGCLVYFTRPITMHRSAPPTEPTPRSLSALSAYHSGVLTPMKMRSESQNTLRLYSGSPTRSDKDTVSISSFYYKERKLPMSASRRWSVQTLHDWPKSRRFKTKREGAEYSSRPIKLAGKVIIQEISCLLPVHKALGESYILNMNDIQETCQKNAAAALAVGRRDLAKVWALASAATSQDLSPDSDPDTETPWARHPFGRHLLETLLDHYSQMSDVQTLAMLCSVFRAQAPPPDCYSLYGHPGSRLHSRFPSYTSSSVTSGSCSSTSDSIAATWTTVRDPEHPAPWGESSPDDYRYGNQSYTDPRERERELHDMNKRLLDPANTLQFDDFKKSYGEILYRWGLGDKRADVLKFTAGPPEPHKGIEFGLYCCHCRSQARGTQCAVCKRLTFQCAVCHVAVRGSSNFCLSCGHGGHTGHMMDWFRRQDECPAGCGCRCLLQSTF
- the wdr59 gene encoding GATOR complex protein WDR59 isoform X4, which codes for MAARWSSETVVVEFRDAQATAMSVDCLGSHAVLSGRHSLYLVNLDAPSEPSRKMGRHSKWDVGTVQWNPHRSQAHIFAASSNQRVDLYSWRDGCGETHTSLQGHTRVISDLDWSWFDSELLVSSSVDTYIYIWDTRDTRKPTVALSAVAGAAQVKWNRKNPHLLASSHDGDVRIWDKRKPNTAVEYLAAHLSKIHGLDWHRDNEFVFATSSQDNSVRFWDYRQPRKYLSVLSCQVPVWKARYTPFSSGLVTVMVPQLRRENSLLLWSVLDLNSPVHAFVGHDDVVLEFQWRPQKEGSRDFQLVTWSRDQTLRIWRVEPQLQKLCVSDLVDELMEDVSIAVETERSLGAQQGGAPAPDGPPGQAASRPDPAAGSGLAQTLQQEFSLVNLQIRNVNVEMDARNRSCVVSAHFGGQRVHLVVNFPVRYPNNAAPTFQFVAPTTIPSAMKTKIQKVLMDTSLQKVKRNQNCLEPCVRQLVSCLESDMTQEDGPASGPFVLSNPVAPPLQAFPRVTNTYGSYQDANIPFPRTSGARFCGTGCLVYFTRPITMHRSAPPTEPTPRSLSALSAYHSGVLTPMKMRSESQNTLRLYSGSPTRSDKDTVSISSFYYKERKSRRFKTKREGAEYSSRPIKLAGKVIIQEISCLLPVHKALGESYILNMNDIQETCQKNAAAALAVGRRDLAKVWALASAATSQDLSPDSDPDTETPWARHPFGRHLLETLLDHYSQMSDVQTLAMLCSVFRAQAPPPDCYSLYGHPGSRLHSRFPSYTSSSVTSGSCSSTSDSIAATWTTVRDPEHPAPWGESSPDDYRYGNQSYTDPRERERELHDMNKRLLDPANTLQFDDFKKSYGEILYRWGLGDKRADVLKFTAGPPEPHKGIEFGLYCCHCRSQARGTQCAVCKRLTFQCAVCHVAVRGSSNFCLSCGHGGHTGHMMDWFRRQDECPAGCGCRCLLQSTF